The Streptomyces camelliae genome window below encodes:
- a CDS encoding DUF6716 putative glycosyltransferase gives MPASATKPLRVAVLADSDTRWKWGALTAQRLAPADAGIRLDGYLLRGRATPTARQLREVGVRADSLREVTGVEFLRTMGEESYDLLVLALVGGGVQAMLHGLRHAWGSGRRPVVVTGYVGVVYEKLADGLLLRHGADLVLANSRHDADRFRAVYEGVGADASAVTEVALPFLGGAPYTGEHEPYTVVFAAQPSVPDSRKDRTYLLDRLIEHARKHPEREVLLKLRSKPGEHTTHIEELPYQKLVQGKDVPANFRLVYGHMGEVLDRTDLLVTVSSTAALEALHRRVPTVVLTDLGVREVLGNHHFTGSGCLASWDQLDAGHRPVPDEEWVSRQGVAADGSYGTAFDTARERIAELLQRPGGLPPLNPYYTPETAPGYLPGILARHHLGPDGAPLPGAPAADKEPGPVRQIVRRAARGAYRHGVQRVAPVIRRMGEL, from the coding sequence GTGCCAGCCAGTGCTACGAAGCCCCTGCGGGTCGCCGTCCTCGCCGATTCCGACACCCGGTGGAAATGGGGCGCCCTCACCGCGCAGCGCCTCGCCCCCGCCGACGCCGGGATCCGCCTCGACGGCTACCTCCTGCGGGGGCGCGCCACCCCGACGGCCCGCCAGCTGCGCGAGGTCGGCGTGCGGGCGGACTCCCTGCGCGAGGTCACCGGCGTCGAATTCCTGCGCACCATGGGGGAGGAGTCGTACGACCTCCTCGTCCTCGCGCTGGTCGGCGGCGGTGTCCAGGCGATGCTGCACGGGCTGCGCCACGCCTGGGGCTCGGGCCGGCGCCCGGTCGTCGTCACCGGCTATGTCGGCGTCGTCTACGAGAAGCTCGCCGACGGCCTGCTGCTGCGGCACGGCGCCGACCTCGTCCTCGCCAACTCCCGGCACGACGCGGACCGGTTCCGGGCCGTGTACGAGGGCGTGGGCGCGGACGCCTCCGCGGTCACCGAGGTCGCGCTGCCCTTCCTCGGCGGGGCGCCGTACACCGGTGAGCACGAGCCGTACACCGTGGTGTTCGCGGCCCAGCCGTCCGTCCCGGACAGCCGCAAGGACCGTACGTACCTGCTCGACCGCCTGATCGAGCACGCCCGTAAGCACCCCGAGCGCGAGGTGCTGCTGAAGCTGCGCTCCAAGCCGGGTGAACACACCACCCACATCGAGGAGTTGCCGTACCAGAAGCTGGTCCAGGGCAAGGACGTGCCTGCCAACTTCCGCCTGGTGTACGGCCACATGGGCGAGGTGCTCGACCGCACCGACCTGCTGGTCACGGTCAGCTCCACGGCCGCCCTGGAGGCGCTGCACCGCCGTGTCCCCACGGTCGTCCTGACCGACCTGGGCGTGCGCGAGGTGCTCGGCAACCACCACTTCACCGGCTCCGGCTGCCTCGCCTCCTGGGACCAGCTCGACGCCGGTCACCGGCCGGTGCCGGACGAGGAGTGGGTGTCCCGGCAGGGTGTTGCGGCCGACGGCTCGTACGGCACGGCCTTCGACACCGCCCGGGAGCGCATCGCCGAGCTGCTTCAGCGGCCCGGCGGACTGCCCCCGCTGAACCCCTACTACACCCCCGAGACGGCGCCCGGATACCTGCCCGGCATCCTCGCCCGCCACCACCTCGGCCCCGACGGCGCCCCGCTGCCCGGCGCGCCCGCCGCCGACAAGGAACCCGGACCGGTCCGCCAGATCGTGCGCCGCGCCGCCCGCGGCGCCTACCGCCACGGCGTGCAGCGCGTGGCCCCGGTGATCCGGCGGATGGGGGAGCTGTGA
- a CDS encoding N-acetylneuraminate synthase family protein → MSTNSRLRTFGSREVGPGRPVYICGEIGINHNGELENAFKLIDVAAAAGCDAVKFQKRTPEICTPRDQWDIERDTPWGRMTYIDYRHRVEFGEDEYRQIDEYCKEKGIAWFASPWDTEAVAFLEKFDVPAHKVASASLTDDELLRALRATGRAVILSTGMSTPKQIRHAVEVLGSDNILMCHATSTYPAKADELNLRVINTLEKEYPNVPIGYSGHETGLQTTLAAVALGATFVERHITLDRAMWGSDQAASVEPQGLERLVRDIRVIEASLGDGVKKVYDSELAPMKKLRRVAGVVAEAEIAAAAGEPVTV, encoded by the coding sequence ATGAGCACCAACTCCCGTCTGCGTACGTTCGGTTCGCGCGAGGTCGGCCCCGGCCGTCCCGTCTACATCTGCGGCGAGATCGGCATCAACCACAACGGTGAGCTGGAGAACGCCTTCAAGCTGATCGACGTGGCCGCCGCGGCCGGCTGCGACGCCGTGAAGTTCCAGAAGCGCACCCCGGAGATCTGCACCCCGCGCGACCAGTGGGACATCGAGCGCGACACCCCCTGGGGCCGGATGACCTACATCGACTACCGCCACCGCGTGGAGTTCGGCGAGGACGAGTACCGCCAGATCGACGAGTACTGCAAGGAGAAGGGGATCGCCTGGTTCGCCTCCCCGTGGGACACCGAGGCCGTCGCCTTCCTGGAGAAGTTCGACGTGCCCGCCCACAAGGTGGCGAGCGCCTCCCTGACGGACGACGAGCTCCTGCGCGCCCTGCGCGCCACGGGCCGGGCCGTCATTCTGTCGACCGGCATGTCGACCCCGAAGCAGATCCGCCACGCCGTCGAGGTCCTCGGCTCCGACAACATCCTGATGTGCCACGCCACCTCGACGTACCCGGCGAAGGCCGACGAGCTGAACCTCCGCGTGATCAACACGCTGGAGAAGGAGTACCCGAACGTCCCGATCGGCTACTCCGGCCACGAGACGGGCCTGCAGACCACGCTGGCAGCGGTCGCCCTGGGCGCCACCTTCGTGGAGCGTCACATCACCCTGGACCGCGCGATGTGGGGCTCCGACCAGGCCGCGTCGGTGGAGCCGCAGGGCCTGGAGCGCCTGGTCCGCGACATCCGGGTGATCGAGGCGTCCCTGGGCGACGGCGTGAAGAAGGTCTACGACTCCGAGCTCGCCCCGATGAAGAAGCTGCGCCGCGTCGCCGGTGTGGTGGCCGAGGCGGAGATCGCGGCGGCGGCCGGCGAGCCGGTCACGGTCTGA
- a CDS encoding ABC transporter ATP-binding protein, with the protein MRGITKRFPGVVANKDIDITVRTGTVHALCGENGAGKSTLMKILYGMQQPDEGTITVNGEQVVLHNPGDAIARGIGMVHQHFMLADNLTVLENVALGAEKLYGIGGKARAKIKEISDAYGLNVRPDVLVEELGVADRQRVEILKVLYRGAKTLILDEPTAVLVPQEVDALFDNLRELKAEGLTVIFISHKLGEVLSVADEITVIRRGTTVGTVEPRGTTPKQLAELMVGSELPTPETTESTVTDVPMLKVDGLHLAQTDLEGIERIILDQISLTIHKGEVLGIAGVEGNGQSELVEAIMGMRHPDAGVITLDGTDISHTATRDRREAGIGYIPEDRHRHGLLLEAPLWENRILGHVTEKPNSKGGLIDIKAARADTERIVQAYDVRTPGIDVTAASLSGGNQQKLIVGREMSHNPKLLIAAHPTRGVDVGAQAAIWDYIREARREGLAVLLISADLDELIGLSDTLRVMYRGRLVADADPATITPEELGSAMTGAATGHLEHTEDDER; encoded by the coding sequence CTGCGCGGCATCACCAAGCGCTTCCCCGGTGTCGTCGCCAACAAGGACATCGACATCACCGTCCGTACGGGCACCGTCCACGCCCTGTGCGGTGAGAACGGCGCCGGCAAGTCCACCCTGATGAAGATCCTCTACGGCATGCAGCAGCCGGACGAGGGCACCATCACGGTCAACGGGGAGCAGGTCGTCCTGCACAACCCCGGCGACGCCATCGCCCGCGGCATCGGCATGGTGCACCAGCACTTCATGCTCGCCGACAACCTCACCGTGCTGGAGAACGTCGCCCTCGGCGCGGAGAAGCTGTACGGCATCGGCGGCAAGGCCCGCGCCAAGATCAAGGAGATCTCCGACGCGTACGGCCTGAACGTTCGCCCCGACGTGCTCGTCGAGGAGCTGGGCGTCGCCGACCGCCAGCGCGTGGAGATCCTCAAGGTCCTCTACCGCGGCGCCAAGACCCTCATCCTGGACGAGCCGACCGCCGTGCTCGTGCCCCAGGAGGTCGACGCGCTCTTCGACAACCTGCGCGAGCTCAAGGCCGAGGGCCTCACCGTCATCTTCATCTCCCACAAGCTGGGCGAGGTGCTCTCCGTCGCCGACGAGATCACCGTCATCCGGCGCGGCACGACGGTCGGCACGGTCGAGCCGCGCGGCACCACCCCCAAGCAGCTCGCCGAGCTGATGGTCGGCAGCGAGCTGCCCACCCCGGAGACCACCGAGTCCACCGTCACGGACGTCCCCATGCTGAAGGTCGACGGGCTGCACCTCGCGCAGACCGACCTCGAAGGCATCGAGCGGATCATCCTGGACCAGATCTCCCTCACCATCCACAAGGGCGAGGTCCTCGGCATCGCCGGTGTGGAGGGCAACGGCCAGTCCGAGCTGGTCGAGGCGATCATGGGCATGCGCCACCCGGACGCGGGCGTGATCACCCTCGACGGCACCGACATCTCCCACACCGCGACCCGCGACCGCCGCGAGGCCGGCATCGGCTACATCCCCGAGGACCGCCACCGCCACGGCCTGCTGCTGGAAGCACCGCTGTGGGAGAACCGCATCCTCGGCCACGTCACCGAGAAGCCCAACTCCAAGGGCGGACTGATCGACATCAAGGCCGCCCGCGCCGACACCGAGCGGATCGTCCAGGCGTACGACGTCCGCACCCCCGGTATCGACGTCACCGCGGCCTCGCTGTCCGGCGGCAACCAGCAGAAGCTGATCGTCGGCCGCGAGATGAGCCACAACCCCAAGCTGCTCATCGCCGCCCACCCCACCCGCGGTGTGGACGTCGGCGCCCAGGCCGCCATCTGGGACTACATCCGTGAGGCCCGCCGCGAGGGCCTGGCCGTGCTGCTGATCTCCGCGGACCTGGACGAGCTGATCGGGCTCTCCGACACCCTGCGGGTGATGTACCGCGGCCGCCTGGTCGCCGACGCCGACCCCGCCACGATCACCCCCGAAGAGCTGGGCTCCGCCATGACGGGTGCGGCCACCGGCCACCTGGAGCACACAGAGGACGACGAGCGATGA
- a CDS encoding glycosyltransferase family 2 protein yields the protein MVKLSVIVPFYNVQQYAPDTLRSLRANAREDFEFILVDDCSRDGTPEILARAERELPGAVHVRHEKNGGLATARNTGIDRARGEYLTFLDGDDWLAPGYFHQLVTAIEELGCDFIRTDHVQCTGRSRQVHRVPVGRRNVVLDPREAILPADRSTSVDYAYAWAGVYHRRLVDKGLLHFTDGLRTAEDRPWIWKLHRQAESFAAVSLLGVFYRRGVASSLTQIGDVRQLDFIRAFDQVVAETAEDPRADELLPKAVRTYCAIISHHLGSIERFEPAVARKLKSMSAAALRRMPQDVLEEALDSMDIQRASKLRRLRRRPAPAGAAA from the coding sequence GTGGTCAAGCTCTCCGTCATCGTGCCGTTCTACAACGTGCAGCAATACGCGCCCGACACGCTCAGGAGCCTGAGGGCGAACGCGCGTGAGGACTTCGAATTCATTCTCGTCGACGACTGCTCCCGCGACGGGACACCAGAGATTCTCGCGCGCGCGGAGCGCGAGCTGCCCGGGGCGGTCCACGTCCGGCACGAGAAGAACGGAGGGCTGGCGACCGCGCGCAACACCGGGATCGACCGGGCGCGCGGCGAGTACCTGACCTTCCTGGACGGCGACGACTGGCTCGCCCCTGGCTACTTCCACCAACTGGTCACCGCCATAGAGGAGTTGGGCTGCGACTTCATCCGCACCGACCATGTGCAGTGCACCGGGCGCTCGCGCCAGGTGCACCGGGTGCCGGTCGGCCGGCGGAACGTGGTGCTGGATCCGCGCGAGGCGATCCTGCCCGCCGACCGCTCGACCTCCGTGGACTACGCGTACGCGTGGGCCGGCGTCTACCACCGCCGGCTGGTGGACAAGGGGCTGCTGCACTTCACCGACGGGCTGCGCACCGCCGAGGACCGGCCGTGGATCTGGAAGCTGCACCGGCAGGCGGAATCCTTCGCCGCGGTCAGTCTGCTCGGTGTGTTCTACCGGCGCGGGGTCGCCTCGTCGCTCACCCAGATCGGCGACGTACGGCAGCTGGATTTCATTCGCGCGTTCGACCAGGTCGTCGCGGAAACCGCCGAGGATCCGCGGGCGGACGAACTGCTGCCGAAGGCCGTCCGTACGTATTGCGCCATCATTTCCCATCATCTGGGATCCATCGAAAGGTTCGAGCCCGCGGTGGCGAGAAAACTGAAATCCATGAGTGCCGCGGCGCTGCGGCGCATGCCGCAGGACGTGCTGGAGGAGGCGCTGGACTCCATGGACATCCAGCGCGCCTCCAAGCTGCGCCGGCTGCGCCGCCGTCCGGCCCCCGCGGGAGCCGCCGCGTGA
- a CDS encoding helix-turn-helix domain-containing protein, whose amino-acid sequence MALRSEPTARQMRLATELRRLRDAAGLSSREAAELLGVSAPQISQIETGLSGVSEKRLRRLASNYSCTDQELIDALVAMAKDRTRGWWEEYRELLPTPFLDLAELEHHATYRRDVEFLFIPGLLQTEDYTRAAFSSRVPDLPEEELELRVRHRMQRKVILDRPDPMPYEAVVHEAALRIKVRDRATSRAQLAHVLELSEADHITVRVITFELDGFGGAWTPMMIAGGAVPRLDTAAHDTPNGNRLIDSEARLEVVRSLFHKVEAASLSPTRSRDFIHKLAKEL is encoded by the coding sequence ATGGCACTGAGGTCCGAGCCGACGGCACGTCAGATGCGACTGGCAACTGAACTGCGCAGGCTTCGCGATGCAGCGGGCCTCTCGTCACGGGAGGCGGCGGAGCTGCTCGGGGTGAGCGCTCCGCAGATCAGCCAGATCGAGACCGGCCTCTCCGGTGTGAGCGAGAAGCGATTGCGCCGTCTCGCCTCCAACTACTCATGTACAGACCAGGAGTTGATCGACGCTCTGGTGGCCATGGCGAAGGACCGCACACGAGGCTGGTGGGAGGAGTACCGGGAGCTTCTGCCGACTCCTTTCCTCGACCTCGCCGAGTTGGAGCACCACGCGACGTACCGGCGTGACGTGGAGTTCCTGTTCATCCCGGGCCTGTTGCAGACGGAGGACTACACCCGGGCGGCGTTCTCCTCCAGGGTTCCCGACCTCCCTGAAGAGGAACTAGAGCTACGGGTACGGCACCGGATGCAACGCAAGGTCATCCTCGACAGGCCCGACCCCATGCCGTACGAGGCGGTCGTCCACGAGGCGGCACTTCGTATCAAGGTCAGAGACCGGGCGACGTCACGAGCCCAACTCGCGCACGTTCTGGAGCTGTCCGAGGCGGATCACATCACGGTGCGCGTGATCACCTTCGAGCTGGACGGTTTCGGCGGGGCCTGGACCCCGATGATGATCGCGGGAGGTGCCGTACCCAGGCTGGATACAGCAGCCCATGACACCCCTAACGGCAACCGCCTCATCGATTCCGAAGCTCGGCTGGAGGTCGTGCGATCACTTTTCCATAAAGTAGAGGCGGCGTCGCTCAGTCCCACCCGCTCACGGGACTTCATTCACAAACTCGCCAAGGAACTGTGA
- a CDS encoding DUF397 domain-containing protein, producing the protein MTPLDNWRKSSYSGGGDGSNCVEIATAPTHTAIRDSKNPTLGTLTFPAEAFAPFLRALKDPTRPTVG; encoded by the coding sequence ATGACCCCTCTCGACAACTGGCGCAAGTCGTCCTACTCCGGCGGCGGCGACGGCAGCAACTGCGTCGAAATCGCCACCGCCCCCACTCACACAGCGATCCGCGACTCCAAGAACCCCACCCTCGGCACCCTCACCTTCCCCGCCGAAGCCTTCGCCCCCTTCCTCCGCGCCCTGAAGGACCCAACACGTCCCACTGTTGGATGA
- a CDS encoding ATP-binding protein, whose amino-acid sequence MPETWDYTLQIPNDPRAVTVARRTLRLILTMHGLTGLVDMAELLATELVSNAVRHTKGPAALRVRHSPEGMVWIGAWDTDPVPPDPPRPLEQVAEAEDGRGLGLVKACADLWGWQPSARFGDRGKYVWCELAAA is encoded by the coding sequence ATGCCCGAAACCTGGGACTACACGCTCCAGATCCCCAACGACCCGAGAGCGGTCACCGTCGCCCGCCGCACCCTGCGCCTGATCCTCACGATGCACGGCCTGACGGGACTCGTGGACATGGCGGAACTGCTGGCGACGGAACTGGTCTCCAACGCGGTACGGCACACCAAGGGGCCCGCGGCGCTGAGGGTCCGCCATTCCCCGGAGGGCATGGTGTGGATCGGGGCCTGGGACACCGACCCGGTACCGCCCGACCCGCCGCGCCCGCTGGAGCAGGTCGCGGAGGCGGAGGACGGGCGGGGGCTGGGCCTGGTGAAGGCGTGCGCGGACCTCTGGGGGTGGCAGCCGTCGGCCCGGTTCGGGGACCGGGGGAAGTATGTGTGGTGCGAACTTGCGGCGGCCTAG
- a CDS encoding N-acylneuraminate cytidylyltransferase, which translates to MSNLSAAQGVALRRVLAVIPARGGSKGVPAKNLAPVGGVPLVARAVRECRATRLVTDVVVSTDDQAIAAAARQAGAEVVLRPAAIAGDTATSEAAVLHAMDAHETLHGAQVDVVLLVQCTSPFLTREDIDGVAGAVVENGADTAVTVAPFHGFLWRSGEDTPGAPDGGFGVNHDKSYRPRRQDRPQDLLETGAAYAMDAVGFRKHQHRFFGHTELVRTDPARVLEIDDPHDLARARALAPLFDADRPGSLPTADDIDAVVLDFDGTQTDDRVLIDSEGREFVSVHRGDGLGIAALRKSGLKMLILSTEQNPVVAARARKLKLPVLHGIDRKDLALKQWCEEQGIAPERVLYVGNDVNDLPCFALVGWPVAVASAHDVVRGAARAVTTLPGGDGAIREIASWILGPSLDSLPK; encoded by the coding sequence ATGTCCAACCTCTCGGCGGCCCAAGGCGTCGCACTGCGCCGGGTGCTCGCGGTGATCCCCGCGCGCGGCGGCTCCAAGGGCGTGCCCGCGAAGAACCTGGCCCCCGTCGGCGGGGTCCCGCTGGTGGCGCGCGCGGTGCGCGAGTGCCGGGCGACCCGGCTGGTGACCGACGTCGTCGTCTCCACCGACGACCAGGCCATCGCCGCCGCCGCCCGGCAGGCCGGCGCCGAGGTCGTGCTGCGGCCCGCCGCCATCGCCGGGGACACGGCGACCTCCGAGGCCGCGGTCCTGCACGCCATGGACGCCCACGAGACCCTGCACGGCGCTCAGGTCGATGTAGTCCTGCTCGTGCAGTGCACCAGCCCCTTCCTCACCCGCGAGGACATCGACGGAGTGGCCGGCGCGGTCGTGGAGAACGGCGCGGACACGGCGGTCACCGTGGCCCCCTTCCACGGCTTCCTCTGGCGCAGCGGCGAGGACACCCCCGGCGCGCCCGACGGCGGCTTCGGCGTCAACCACGACAAGTCCTACCGCCCCCGCCGCCAGGACCGCCCCCAGGACCTGCTGGAGACCGGCGCCGCCTACGCGATGGACGCGGTCGGCTTCCGCAAGCACCAGCACCGCTTCTTCGGCCACACCGAGCTGGTCCGCACCGACCCGGCCCGGGTGCTGGAGATCGACGACCCGCACGACCTGGCGCGGGCGCGGGCCCTGGCCCCCTTGTTCGACGCGGACCGCCCCGGTTCGCTCCCGACCGCCGACGACATCGACGCGGTCGTACTCGACTTCGACGGCACCCAGACCGACGACCGGGTGCTGATCGACTCCGAAGGACGGGAGTTCGTCTCCGTGCACCGCGGCGACGGACTCGGCATCGCGGCCCTGCGCAAGAGCGGCCTGAAGATGCTGATCCTGTCCACGGAACAGAACCCGGTGGTCGCCGCCCGCGCCCGGAAGCTGAAGCTCCCGGTGCTGCACGGCATCGACCGCAAGGACCTCGCGCTGAAGCAGTGGTGCGAGGAGCAGGGCATCGCGCCGGAGCGCGTGCTCTACGTCGGCAACGACGTCAACGACCTCCCGTGCTTCGCCCTCGTCGGCTGGCCCGTGGCGGTCGCGAGCGCCCACGACGTCGTACGCGGCGCCGCACGCGCGGTCACCACTCTCCCCGGCGGTGACGGCGCGATCCGAGAGATCGCCAGCTGGATCCTCGGCCCCTCTCTCGATTCCCTCCCCAAGTAA
- a CDS encoding amidohydrolase — protein sequence MSLESEAGLAGDVLPGVLSEALHAELVAFRRDLHMHPELGNQEFRTTAAIKERLEQAGLRPRVLTKGTGLVCDIGVTEGERPAVPVLALRADIDALPIPDTKTDCPYRSTVPDRAHACGHDVHTTVVLGTGLVLADLHTKGLLPRPVRLIFQAAEEVLPGGAMDAIEDGVLTGVGRILAVHCDPRVDAGRVGLRHGPITSACDRLDVALDGPGGHTARPHLTTDLVTAAARVAVDVPAVIGRRIDTRAGLVLTWGRIASGHAPNVIPQHAELSGTVRCLDLEAWRQAPDIVHAAIDEVATLHRAKSEITYVRGVPPVVNDRESTELLRRAMSARRGRDSVESTEQSLGGEDFSWYLEHVPGAMARLGVRRPGERTVRDLHQGDFDADEHAITVGVEMFTAAAFLDANGMQG from the coding sequence ATGTCCCTAGAGTCCGAGGCCGGCCTCGCGGGGGATGTGCTCCCCGGCGTGCTGAGCGAAGCCCTGCACGCCGAACTCGTCGCCTTCCGTCGCGACTTGCACATGCACCCTGAGCTGGGCAATCAGGAGTTCCGTACGACCGCCGCGATCAAGGAGCGGCTGGAGCAGGCAGGGCTCAGGCCCCGCGTGCTCACCAAGGGAACCGGACTCGTGTGCGACATCGGCGTCACGGAGGGTGAGCGGCCCGCCGTGCCCGTGCTCGCCCTGCGCGCGGACATCGACGCCCTGCCCATCCCGGACACCAAGACCGACTGTCCCTATCGGTCGACGGTGCCCGACCGGGCGCACGCCTGCGGGCACGACGTGCACACGACCGTGGTGCTCGGGACCGGGCTCGTCCTCGCCGACCTGCACACCAAGGGCCTGCTGCCCCGGCCTGTGCGGCTGATCTTCCAGGCCGCCGAGGAGGTGCTGCCCGGCGGCGCCATGGACGCCATCGAGGACGGGGTGCTGACGGGCGTCGGCCGGATCCTCGCCGTGCACTGCGACCCCCGGGTGGACGCCGGGCGGGTCGGGCTGCGGCACGGGCCGATCACCAGCGCGTGCGACCGGCTGGATGTCGCGCTGGACGGACCCGGCGGACACACCGCCCGGCCCCATCTGACCACCGACCTCGTCACCGCCGCCGCCCGTGTCGCCGTCGACGTGCCCGCGGTGATCGGCCGCCGGATCGACACCCGGGCCGGGCTGGTGCTGACCTGGGGCCGGATCGCGTCGGGCCACGCGCCGAACGTCATCCCGCAGCACGCCGAGCTGTCCGGCACCGTGCGCTGCCTGGACCTGGAGGCCTGGCGGCAGGCCCCCGACATCGTGCACGCGGCCATCGACGAGGTCGCCACCCTGCACCGGGCCAAGTCCGAGATCACCTACGTCCGTGGGGTCCCGCCCGTCGTGAACGACCGGGAGTCCACCGAGCTGCTGCGCCGGGCCATGTCCGCGCGGCGCGGACGGGACTCCGTCGAGTCCACCGAGCAGAGCCTGGGCGGGGAGGACTTCTCCTGGTACCTGGAGCACGTGCCCGGCGCCATGGCCCGGCTCGGTGTCCGCCGCCCCGGTGAGCGAACCGTGCGCGATCTCCACCAGGGCGACTTCGACGCCGACGAGCACGCGATCACGGTCGGCGTGGAGATGTTCACCGCGGCCGCCTTCCTGGACGCCAACGGCATGCAAGGGTGA
- a CDS encoding BMP family lipoprotein, whose product MRRVAKLSAACIATAALAVTATACGSTSSDNNASSSSSSGGAKGGIKIGLAYDVGGRGDRSFNDSAARGADKAEKEFGGSIKELTAKTSDTPADREQRLTDLAQAGYNPVIAIGYTYAPAVEKIAKQFPKTTFGLVDSVVNGTNVDNITFTEEQSSYLAGVAAALKTKKDHVGFIGGVDIPLIKKFEAGYVQGVHDTNPKVKVDVQYLSHGSDTSGFASPDKGKEAAQGMLDNGADVVYSAAGSSGNGAIEAVSGVKGAWAIGVDSDQYQIPGLAKYKNSILTSAVKNVDVGVYDLVQSVHNGKPLTGNNVYSLAKNGVSLATSGGFLTDIQPKLDAAKQKIVSGQIKVKTTP is encoded by the coding sequence GTGCGCCGGGTAGCAAAGCTTTCTGCTGCGTGCATCGCGACCGCAGCACTCGCCGTGACTGCCACCGCGTGTGGCAGCACGTCCTCCGACAACAACGCCAGCTCGTCGTCCTCCTCGGGCGGCGCCAAGGGTGGCATCAAGATCGGTCTCGCCTACGACGTCGGCGGCCGTGGTGACCGCTCCTTCAACGACTCCGCCGCGCGCGGTGCCGACAAGGCCGAGAAGGAGTTCGGCGGTTCCATCAAGGAGCTGACCGCCAAGACCTCCGACACCCCGGCCGACCGCGAACAGCGCCTCACGGACCTCGCCCAGGCCGGCTACAACCCGGTCATCGCGATCGGCTACACCTACGCGCCCGCCGTGGAGAAGATCGCCAAGCAGTTCCCGAAGACCACCTTCGGCCTGGTCGACTCCGTGGTGAACGGCACCAACGTCGACAACATCACCTTCACCGAGGAGCAGAGCTCCTACCTCGCCGGTGTCGCAGCCGCGCTGAAGACCAAGAAGGACCACGTCGGCTTCATCGGCGGTGTGGACATCCCGCTGATCAAGAAGTTCGAGGCGGGCTACGTCCAGGGTGTCCACGACACCAACCCCAAGGTCAAGGTCGACGTCCAGTACCTGAGCCACGGCTCGGACACCTCCGGCTTCGCCAGCCCCGACAAGGGCAAGGAGGCCGCGCAGGGCATGCTCGACAACGGCGCGGACGTCGTCTACTCCGCTGCCGGCTCCTCCGGCAACGGCGCGATCGAGGCCGTCAGCGGCGTCAAGGGCGCCTGGGCCATCGGTGTGGACTCCGACCAGTACCAGATCCCGGGTCTGGCCAAGTACAAGAACTCGATCCTGACCTCGGCCGTCAAGAACGTCGACGTCGGTGTCTACGACCTCGTCCAGTCCGTGCACAACGGCAAGCCGCTGACCGGCAACAACGTCTACTCGCTCGCCAAGAACGGTGTCTCCCTGGCCACCAGCGGCGGCTTCCTCACCGACATCCAGCCCAAGCTGGACGCCGCCAAGCAGAAGATCGTCTCCGGTCAGATCAAGGTCAAGACCACCCCGTGA
- a CDS encoding GNAT family N-acetyltransferase: MDLRNAAYIPQPAERHAPVSAVVAEATLADVPVLAALQARARGGAAAEWADRIHRACSREHSLVVTAKVDGETVGYANTEFLPEHPVDHAPAGYYLTGVTVDPAWRRRGIGGLLTRRRMDWVRERDSAVWCFIAADNRPSLDLHREFGFRHVRTGASFHGAEFACGEGRLLRADPPRGRET, translated from the coding sequence ATGGATCTGCGGAACGCCGCCTACATACCGCAACCGGCCGAGCGGCATGCCCCGGTGTCGGCCGTGGTGGCGGAGGCGACCCTGGCGGATGTGCCGGTACTCGCCGCCTTGCAGGCCCGCGCGCGCGGGGGTGCGGCTGCCGAGTGGGCGGACCGCATTCATCGGGCGTGCTCTCGCGAACACAGTCTCGTGGTCACGGCGAAGGTGGACGGTGAGACCGTCGGGTACGCGAACACGGAGTTCCTTCCCGAGCATCCCGTCGACCACGCCCCGGCCGGGTACTACCTGACCGGCGTCACCGTCGATCCCGCCTGGCGGCGCCGTGGCATCGGCGGGCTGCTGACCCGGCGGCGCATGGACTGGGTCCGGGAGCGGGACTCGGCGGTCTGGTGCTTCATCGCCGCCGACAATCGCCCCTCGCTCGACCTGCACCGGGAGTTCGGGTTCCGGCACGTGCGGACCGGTGCCTCGTTCCACGGCGCGGAGTTCGCCTGCGGTGAGGGCCGGCTGCTGCGGGCGGACCCGCCGCGCGGCCGGGAAACCTAG